The following proteins come from a genomic window of Herpetosiphonaceae bacterium:
- a CDS encoding Gfo/Idh/MocA family oxidoreductase — protein MTQPINLGIIGAGLAVKQLHWPALRRLRDRYRFGAVADIDLSRAQEIAALVGAEHTCANYHELLALSEVEAVLLSLPIHLTAPIALDAARAGKHLIIEKPLGSNLEQARQLKEHLAHLPVTALVAENFRYRNDLAAARRLVHEGTLGDLLLVRLHALSYVDPTTPGSFASTPWRHDSQYRGGPILDASVHHAAALRTVAGEVEWVQAFAKYGYSRLNGPTTISMNLRFRSGALGSYLYSVVCHDERSAFLDLTIYGSEATLVLHDGEVRLLRREQPAETIPVEADDGGYYAEFLNFAAALREDQPIVATVDEAYKDMELILRALDSAEQAAVLLL, from the coding sequence ATGACCCAACCGATCAATCTTGGCATCATCGGCGCTGGCCTGGCCGTCAAGCAGTTGCACTGGCCCGCCTTGCGGCGGCTCCGCGACCGCTACAGATTCGGCGCGGTCGCCGACATCGATCTCAGCAGGGCACAGGAGATCGCGGCGCTGGTCGGCGCGGAGCACACCTGCGCCAATTACCACGAGCTGCTCGCGCTCAGCGAGGTCGAGGCGGTGCTGCTGTCGCTGCCGATCCATCTGACCGCGCCGATCGCGCTGGATGCCGCCCGCGCCGGGAAGCATCTGATCATCGAGAAGCCGCTCGGCTCGAATCTGGAGCAGGCCCGACAGCTCAAAGAGCATCTGGCTCACCTGCCGGTGACAGCGCTGGTCGCCGAGAACTTTCGCTACCGCAACGATCTGGCGGCGGCGCGGCGGCTCGTCCACGAGGGCACGCTCGGCGATCTGCTGCTGGTGCGGCTGCACGCGCTCTCCTACGTCGATCCGACCACGCCCGGCAGTTTCGCCAGCACGCCCTGGCGGCACGATAGCCAATATCGCGGCGGCCCGATCCTGGACGCGAGCGTGCATCACGCGGCGGCGCTGCGAACTGTCGCCGGAGAGGTCGAGTGGGTGCAGGCGTTTGCCAAGTACGGCTACTCGCGGCTCAACGGTCCGACGACGATCAGTATGAATCTGCGCTTTCGATCTGGCGCGCTCGGCTCCTACCTGTACTCGGTCGTCTGCCACGACGAGCGATCGGCCTTTTTAGACCTGACGATCTACGGCTCGGAGGCGACGCTGGTGCTGCACGATGGCGAGGTGCGTCTGCTGCGGCGCGAGCAGCCCGCCGAGACGATCCCGGTCGAGGCCGATGACGGCGGCTACTACGCCGAGTTTTTGAACTTCGCCGCCGCGCTGCGTGAAGATCAGCCGATCGTGGCGACCGTGGATGAAGCCTATAAGGACATGGAACTGATCTTGCGAGCGCTTGACTCAGCGGAGCAGGCGGCGGTGCTGCTGTTGTGA
- a CDS encoding MgtC/SapB family protein has protein sequence MTVETLFQSVGPELYILFQAVIALVLGGVLGWEREAAGKWAGLRTHMLVCLSAMLFVKVGQLLIDDSQRTLDPNTLRTDPVRIIEAIVAGIAFLGAGTVFRDPDATKARGLTTAALLLVVAPIGVAVAIERYVLAVGTTLFALFVLRVMLRFEVAMDSPRDKKLPDG, from the coding sequence ATGACGGTCGAGACGCTATTTCAATCAGTCGGCCCGGAGCTCTATATCCTCTTTCAGGCGGTCATCGCGCTGGTGCTGGGCGGCGTGCTCGGCTGGGAGCGCGAGGCGGCGGGGAAGTGGGCCGGGCTGCGCACGCACATGCTGGTCTGTTTGTCGGCGATGCTCTTCGTCAAAGTTGGGCAGCTGCTGATCGACGACTCGCAGCGCACGCTCGATCCGAATACCCTGCGCACCGATCCGGTTCGGATCATCGAGGCGATCGTGGCCGGGATCGCCTTTCTGGGCGCGGGCACGGTCTTTCGCGATCCCGATGCGACCAAGGCGCGCGGCCTGACAACTGCTGCGCTGCTGCTGGTGGTAGCGCCAATCGGCGTGGCGGTGGCGATCGAGCGCTATGTGCTGGCGGTAGGCACGACGCTCTTCGCACTCTTTGTGCTGCGCGTGATGCTCCGGTTTGAAGTTGCGATGGATAGTCCGCGAGATAAAAAGCTTCCTGACGGTTAG
- a CDS encoding response regulator transcription factor — MTIRIVLADDHPIVREGLASVLETQPDFEVVGQANDGAEAVDLVSALKPDVVLLDLEMPRLDGVQALRAMRAENPGVRALVFTAFDTDERIIGAVQAGARGYLLKGAPREELFGAIRVVAQGGSTLQPVVAAKLMERMTGGAASALEPLTEREREVLQFLAQGLQNKEIASQLHISERTVKFHVSAILAKLGAGNRTEAVRMAVQHGLIQL, encoded by the coding sequence ATGACGATTCGCATTGTACTCGCCGACGACCACCCGATCGTGCGCGAAGGGCTGGCATCCGTGCTTGAGACGCAGCCCGACTTCGAGGTGGTGGGTCAGGCCAATGATGGCGCTGAGGCCGTCGATCTGGTTTCGGCGCTGAAGCCGGATGTGGTGCTGCTGGATCTGGAAATGCCCAGGCTGGACGGCGTGCAGGCGCTACGCGCGATGCGGGCGGAAAATCCCGGCGTCAGAGCGCTGGTCTTTACCGCCTTCGATACCGACGAGCGCATCATCGGCGCAGTTCAGGCCGGGGCGCGCGGCTACCTGCTTAAGGGCGCGCCACGCGAGGAGCTGTTTGGCGCGATCCGCGTGGTGGCTCAGGGCGGCTCGACGTTGCAGCCCGTGGTCGCGGCCAAGCTGATGGAGCGCATGACCGGCGGGGCCGCGTCGGCGCTGGAGCCGCTGACCGAGCGCGAGCGTGAAGTGTTGCAGTTCTTGGCGCAGGGCCTCCAGAACAAAGAGATCGCGAGCCAGCTACATATCAGCGAGCGGACCGTCAAGTTCCACGTATCGGCGATCCTGGCAAAGCTCGGCGCTGGCAATCGTACCGAGGCCGTACGGATGGCTGTCCAGCACGGCCTGATTCAGCTGTAG
- the tpiA gene encoding triose-phosphate isomerase yields the protein MRTPLIAGNWKMYKTVAEAVELVEALLEGVEVGYADDRQVLICPPFTVLHPIAPLVAESALALGGQNMYPADQGAFTGEISPVMLQEIGCTHVILGHSERRQLFGEDDELISKKVQCALDHALTPILCIGETKPQRDAGQAETITLGQLRAGLGGLAAEQVQQIVIAYEPVWAIGTGDTATPADAQAMHAAIRGALASHYGPQTADAVRVLYGGSVKPDSIDTLMAQPDIDGALVGGASLQAEGFLRIVNFR from the coding sequence ATGCGTACTCCACTCATTGCTGGAAACTGGAAGATGTACAAAACAGTTGCCGAGGCGGTTGAGCTGGTCGAGGCGCTGCTGGAGGGCGTTGAGGTCGGCTATGCCGACGATCGGCAGGTCTTGATCTGCCCGCCGTTTACCGTGCTACATCCGATCGCGCCGCTGGTAGCGGAGAGCGCTCTCGCGCTTGGCGGGCAGAATATGTATCCCGCCGATCAGGGCGCGTTTACCGGCGAGATCTCGCCGGTGATGCTGCAGGAGATCGGCTGTACGCATGTGATCCTGGGCCATAGCGAGCGCCGCCAGCTGTTTGGCGAGGACGACGAGCTGATCAGCAAAAAAGTACAGTGCGCGCTCGACCACGCGCTCACGCCGATCCTCTGCATCGGCGAGACGAAGCCGCAGCGCGACGCCGGCCAGGCCGAGACGATCACGCTCGGCCAGTTGCGCGCCGGGCTGGGTGGCCTGGCCGCCGAGCAGGTGCAGCAGATCGTGATCGCCTACGAGCCGGTGTGGGCGATCGGCACCGGCGATACCGCCACGCCCGCCGATGCGCAGGCGATGCACGCGGCGATCCGGGGCGCGCTCGCCAGCCACTATGGCCCGCAGACGGCGGATGCGGTGCGTGTTCTCTACGGCGGCTCGGTCAAGCCCGACAGCATCGACACGCTGATGGCGCAGCCCGACATCGACGGCGCGCTGGTCGGCGGCGCTTCGCTGCAAGCCGAAGGCTTTTTGCGGATCGTCAACTTCCGGTAA
- a CDS encoding GNAT family N-acetyltransferase has protein sequence MALRSPRGKAFADTVREYVDVNLHVLIRAVRSDDLPKLEWFGSLAHWRDVNRRTFNDHQAGLRLMFVADLHDFPIGQVVIDVTSHEYAYLYALRVMEPFRGLGVGTQLIKTGEHVARSHGFRQLQLAVEKSNTPARRLYERIGFEIFTQRVDVWSYIDHQGQTHWVHEDVYGMRKLLHS, from the coding sequence ATGGCCCTTCGTTCGCCTCGTGGAAAAGCTTTCGCCGATACGGTTCGCGAATACGTGGATGTTAATCTGCATGTGCTGATTCGGGCTGTGCGGTCCGATGACCTGCCGAAGCTCGAATGGTTCGGCTCGCTGGCGCACTGGCGCGATGTCAACCGCCGCACCTTCAACGATCACCAGGCGGGGCTGCGGCTGATGTTTGTGGCCGATCTCCACGACTTTCCGATCGGCCAGGTGGTGATCGACGTGACATCCCATGAGTATGCATATCTCTACGCGCTGCGGGTGATGGAGCCGTTTCGTGGCCTGGGTGTCGGCACCCAGTTGATCAAAACCGGCGAGCATGTCGCGCGCAGCCACGGATTTCGGCAGCTTCAGCTTGCCGTCGAGAAGAGCAACACCCCGGCGCGACGCCTCTACGAGCGGATCGGCTTTGAGATCTTTACCCAGCGCGTCGATGTGTGGTCGTATATCGATCATCAGGGCCAGACGCATTGGGTCCACGAGGATGTGTACGGCATGCGTAAGCTGCTGCACTCCTGA
- a CDS encoding GAF domain-containing sensor histidine kinase produces MTTADSHALLQRNRELFILNHIAETLNRTTDIQTALDDTLASVVELMGLQTGWIFLLDDAGKLYTAAYHDLPPALDYPGPAWCGGCNCNSLFTSGELRTAINIVQCSRLAEVEGDRRGLEFHASAPLHSEDRMLGILNVASPGWDVFTPDALLLLSAVGAQLGTAIERSRLSQQAVVLAALEERNRIAREIHDTLAQGLAAITLHLEAAEALAETKPDAVQRKIAQALSLARTSLHEARRSVLDLRAAPLEGHTLPDALRLLAQQTAEESGADLTVEIDPGIGRLPPALETGLYRIAQEALANMRKYAQAAHATLRLERLDPDLRLTVDDDGIGFDPALVTPTVQSGFGIKGMSERARLLGGQFALCSTPGTGTRVTATVPYRSAPTSEDDPGSGR; encoded by the coding sequence ATGACGACCGCAGACTCTCACGCGCTCTTGCAGCGCAACCGCGAGCTATTCATCCTCAACCACATCGCCGAGACGCTCAACCGCACCACCGACATCCAGACGGCGCTCGACGATACGCTTGCCTCGGTGGTGGAGCTGATGGGCCTCCAGACCGGCTGGATTTTTCTGCTGGATGACGCAGGCAAGCTTTATACCGCCGCCTACCATGATCTTCCGCCCGCGCTGGATTATCCCGGCCCGGCCTGGTGCGGTGGGTGCAATTGTAACAGCCTGTTTACATCGGGCGAGCTGCGCACGGCGATCAATATCGTGCAGTGCTCGCGGCTGGCCGAGGTCGAGGGCGATCGGCGGGGGCTGGAGTTTCACGCGAGCGCGCCGCTGCACTCCGAGGACCGCATGCTCGGCATTTTGAATGTTGCCAGTCCCGGCTGGGACGTGTTCACGCCCGACGCGCTGCTGCTGCTCTCGGCGGTTGGCGCGCAGCTTGGCACCGCGATCGAGCGCTCGCGGCTGTCGCAGCAGGCGGTGGTGCTGGCCGCGCTTGAGGAGCGCAACCGGATCGCGCGCGAGATCCACGATACGCTGGCGCAGGGCCTCGCCGCGATCACGCTGCATCTTGAGGCGGCAGAGGCGCTGGCCGAAACCAAGCCGGATGCCGTGCAGCGCAAGATTGCCCAGGCGCTCAGCCTGGCGCGCACCAGCCTGCACGAGGCGCGGCGCTCGGTGCTCGATCTCCGAGCCGCGCCGCTGGAAGGCCACACGCTGCCCGATGCGCTGCGGCTGCTGGCGCAGCAGACCGCCGAGGAGTCCGGCGCTGATCTCACCGTCGAGATCGATCCCGGCATCGGGCGGCTGCCCCCGGCGCTGGAGACGGGCCTGTACCGGATCGCGCAGGAGGCGCTGGCGAATATGCGCAAATACGCGCAGGCAGCCCATGCGACGCTGCGGCTGGAGCGGCTCGACCCAGACCTGCGCCTGACGGTGGACGACGACGGCATCGGGTTCGACCCCGCGCTGGTGACGCCGACTGTACAGAGCGGCTTTGGTATCAAGGGCATGAGCGAGCGAGCGCGCCTTCTGGGCGGGCAGTTCGCGCTGTGCAGCACGCCCGGCACCGGCACGCGCGTCACCGCGACCGTGCCTTACCGCAGCGCGCCCACGAGCGAGGATGATCCCGGCAGTGGGCGATAG
- the alr gene encoding alanine racemase translates to MIQLEDLLATTGGVLSGLPTAREFADFCYDSRLAASGQLFLAVKTERRDGHAFIADAVRGGCTGVLCERPPADCSGVTVIVVDDVRLAIQQWASAMLRRYHPTTIGVTGSVGKTSTRRAIATLLAGLAPTFASRRSFNSLFGLPIALGRLEPHHRFAVLEMGLDRFGEMRRLTELFPPRFAVVTNVAPTHLHYLRDEEHIAAEKAALVRALPPDGTAILNADDPRVAAMADQHPAGAAGRVVRYGLAASASHADHIDLLATNIDVSLDGTRFDLLVDGDRYAASLPLVGRHHVYTALAALALARECGLALSAAIERLRLIERQAGRLNPLPGYNGCTLLDDTYNASPASMHAALETLAALAPRGTRRRIAVLGDMLELGDAAVALHQEVGTHAVQVADVVIAKGDLAANMVVQALENGGDATPEMIVTHAAADAIEAVRQRVQFGDIVLVKGSAEARMEAVVAGLIAPRVDTAALVRQERSFDHLRIASPDRPTWLEIDLDAIADNTRRIQAIVGPHVRLMTTLKADAYGHGAVRVARTVVQQGVFALAVATLGEAVVLREAAITAPILILGYTPPWQVREALRHGVRLTVFDTDVAREISAAAQELQVPAIVHVKVDTGMARLGLQPPEVLPFLHYLRELPGITVEGLFTHFATADSADERFAREQLRRFDAMLRTIEAESLRPPLVHAANSAAILRFPAAHYDLVRPGLALYGLSPSAETPISSGFRPALSFKTEIAQVKTLPPGSPVSYGGAFVTQRVSRIATIPVGYADGFRRSPSWRCVLLHGQRVPVVGRVAMDYAMLDVTDVPGVCSGDEVVLIGRQGAECISVEEVADWLGTINYEVIATILPRVPRMV, encoded by the coding sequence ATGATTCAGCTTGAAGATCTGCTTGCGACAACTGGCGGTGTGCTGAGCGGCTTGCCGACCGCGCGGGAGTTTGCCGATTTTTGCTACGACTCGCGCCTGGCTGCGTCGGGCCAGCTTTTTCTGGCGGTCAAGACCGAGCGCCGCGACGGCCATGCCTTTATCGCGGATGCCGTGCGCGGCGGCTGTACCGGCGTGCTCTGCGAGCGTCCGCCCGCCGACTGTTCCGGCGTCACGGTGATCGTCGTGGATGATGTGCGGCTGGCGATCCAGCAGTGGGCCAGCGCAATGCTCCGGCGCTATCACCCGACGACCATCGGCGTGACGGGCAGCGTCGGCAAGACCAGCACCAGGCGCGCAATCGCCACGCTGCTGGCGGGACTCGCCCCAACGTTTGCGTCGCGCCGATCGTTTAACTCGCTGTTTGGCCTGCCGATCGCGCTGGGCCGCCTGGAGCCGCATCATCGCTTCGCGGTGCTGGAGATGGGCCTCGACCGATTCGGCGAGATGCGGCGGCTGACTGAGCTATTCCCGCCCCGGTTCGCGGTGGTGACGAACGTCGCGCCGACGCATCTGCACTATCTGCGCGATGAGGAGCATATCGCGGCGGAAAAAGCGGCGCTGGTCAGGGCGCTGCCGCCCGACGGCACTGCGATCTTGAACGCCGACGATCCGCGCGTGGCGGCGATGGCGGACCAGCATCCAGCGGGCGCGGCGGGCCGTGTTGTCCGCTACGGTCTTGCCGCGTCTGCATCCCACGCCGACCATATCGATCTGCTGGCGACGAACATCGATGTCTCGCTGGATGGCACGCGCTTCGATCTGCTGGTCGACGGCGATCGCTACGCTGCATCGTTGCCGCTGGTTGGGCGGCATCATGTCTATACCGCGCTGGCCGCGCTGGCTCTGGCGCGTGAGTGTGGCCTGGCGCTCAGCGCGGCGATCGAGCGGCTCAGGCTGATCGAGCGGCAGGCGGGGCGGCTTAATCCGCTGCCGGGCTACAACGGCTGCACGCTGCTCGACGATACCTACAACGCATCGCCCGCCTCGATGCACGCGGCGCTGGAAACCCTGGCCGCGCTCGCGCCACGCGGCACGCGCCGACGCATCGCGGTGCTGGGCGATATGCTGGAGCTGGGCGATGCCGCCGTAGCGCTGCACCAGGAGGTTGGTACACACGCGGTGCAGGTTGCCGATGTGGTGATCGCCAAAGGCGACCTCGCGGCCAATATGGTCGTGCAGGCGCTCGAAAACGGCGGCGATGCCACGCCTGAGATGATTGTCACCCATGCGGCGGCGGACGCGATCGAAGCCGTGCGGCAGCGGGTGCAGTTCGGCGACATCGTGCTGGTCAAAGGCTCAGCCGAAGCGCGCATGGAGGCGGTCGTCGCGGGCCTGATCGCGCCGCGCGTTGATACGGCGGCGCTGGTGCGGCAGGAGCGCTCGTTCGACCATCTGCGCATCGCGTCGCCCGACCGCCCGACATGGCTGGAGATCGATCTGGATGCGATTGCCGACAACACCCGGCGCATCCAGGCGATCGTCGGGCCACACGTGCGGCTGATGACGACGCTCAAGGCGGATGCCTACGGTCACGGCGCGGTGCGCGTGGCGCGTACCGTCGTGCAGCAGGGCGTCTTTGCGCTGGCCGTCGCGACGCTGGGCGAGGCGGTTGTGCTGCGTGAGGCGGCGATCACCGCGCCGATCTTGATTCTGGGCTACACGCCGCCCTGGCAGGTGCGCGAGGCGCTGCGCCACGGTGTGCGCCTGACGGTGTTCGATACCGATGTGGCGCGCGAGATCAGCGCGGCGGCGCAGGAGCTACAGGTTCCGGCGATCGTTCATGTCAAGGTCGATACCGGCATGGCGCGGCTGGGCTTGCAGCCGCCGGAGGTGCTGCCGTTCCTGCACTATCTGCGCGAGCTGCCAGGCATCACCGTCGAGGGACTGTTTACGCACTTCGCCACCGCCGACAGCGCCGACGAGCGCTTTGCCCGCGAGCAGCTTCGGCGCTTCGATGCGATGCTGCGGACGATCGAGGCGGAGAGCCTGCGACCGCCGCTGGTTCATGCCGCCAACAGCGCCGCGATTCTGCGCTTTCCTGCCGCGCACTACGATCTGGTGCGGCCTGGGCTGGCGCTCTACGGACTCTCGCCCTCGGCTGAGACGCCGATATCGTCTGGCTTTCGGCCCGCGCTGAGCTTCAAGACTGAGATCGCGCAGGTGAAGACGCTCCCGCCCGGATCGCCCGTCTCGTATGGCGGCGCGTTCGTAACCCAGCGTGTATCGCGCATCGCGACGATCCCGGTGGGCTATGCCGATGGCTTTCGGCGCTCGCCAAGCTGGCGCTGCGTTTTGCTCCACGGCCAGCGCGTCCCGGTGGTTGGGCGCGTGGCGATGGATTATGCCATGCTTGACGTAACGGACGTTCCCGGCGTGTGCAGCGGCGATGAGGTGGTGCTGATCGGGCGGCAGGGCGCGGAATGTATCAGCGTCGAGGAGGTAGCCGATTGGCTTGGCACGATCAACTACGAGGTGATCGCGACGATCCTGCCGCGCGTGCCCAGGATGGTGTAG
- a CDS encoding Dam family site-specific DNA-(adenine-N6)-methyltransferase produces the protein MHHSFAVALTPPLKWAGGKRWLVPKLRSIWAGHAHRPLVEPFVGGMAVALGLQPSIALLNDTNPHLINFYRWLQRGLVISIEMANDQALYYRHRQRFNTLIREGGAETAEAAALFYYLNRTGFNGLCRFNNQGTFNVPFGRYKTIRYTTDFRPYVTALRGWQFTAHDFSALGVSADVFMYADPPYDVEFTAYSPGGFNWRDQVRFAEWLSRHPGPVVASNQATARVLDLYGQLGFEIDVLEAPRLIASNGDRTRAREMLATKGI, from the coding sequence ATGCATCATTCGTTTGCGGTCGCGCTTACGCCTCCTTTGAAATGGGCCGGCGGCAAGCGGTGGCTGGTCCCAAAGCTACGTTCAATCTGGGCCGGCCACGCGCATCGTCCGCTGGTCGAGCCGTTCGTCGGCGGCATGGCGGTGGCGCTGGGTCTTCAGCCGTCGATCGCGCTGCTCAACGATACGAACCCGCACCTGATCAATTTTTACCGCTGGCTTCAGCGCGGGCTGGTCATCTCGATCGAGATGGCGAACGATCAGGCGCTCTATTACCGGCATCGCCAGCGCTTCAACACGCTGATCCGCGAGGGCGGCGCGGAGACGGCGGAGGCTGCGGCGCTCTTTTATTATCTCAATCGTACGGGCTTCAATGGCCTCTGCCGCTTCAACAATCAGGGCACATTCAACGTGCCTTTTGGCCGGTATAAAACGATCAGGTACACGACCGATTTCAGGCCGTATGTCACGGCGCTGCGCGGCTGGCAGTTCACCGCTCACGATTTCAGCGCTTTGGGTGTCAGCGCCGATGTGTTTATGTACGCCGATCCGCCCTACGATGTCGAGTTTACGGCCTACAGTCCCGGCGGCTTCAACTGGCGCGATCAGGTGCGCTTCGCCGAGTGGCTGTCCCGGCATCCGGGTCCGGTCGTGGCCTCGAACCAGGCGACGGCGCGGGTGCTCGATCTGTACGGCCAGCTTGGCTTCGAGATCGACGTTCTTGAAGCGCCCCGGCTGATCGCATCGAACGGCGATCGGACGCGCGCGCGCGAGATGCTGGCGACGAAGGGCATCTAG
- a CDS encoding glycosyltransferase, whose product MQRVAMLAVHSSPLAKLGGKEAGGMNVYVRELARELGRRGTAVDIFTRAQRRGEPQIVEVGPNARVITLRTGPAAPYDKNWVLDYIPEFVQRIRCFADGQDLHYDLIHSHYWLSGVAAIELRKMWGVPVVHMFHTLGAMKNQIATTPIWGETDERVAIEGRLLREADVIVAATRLDRAQMQFHYGIEAERAVVIPCGVDTTMFRPHDQAEARQRMGLPPRPAKIVAFVGRIEPLKGLDTLLRAMALLADRAFVPRSELHLVVVGGDAHAHEDQWGGEERRLRALVHELGIADMVRFVGSRTQGQLPLLYSAADVVAVPSHYESFGLVALEAQACGTPVVASRVGGLTFTVEDGVSGFLEPWDDPAAFAGRIEALVLHEGLREEMGAHAIVNAQQYAWPRITDQVFALYRSVEHLRKPAHAVVPLHIPRCAL is encoded by the coding sequence GTGCAACGGGTGGCAATGTTGGCTGTTCACAGCAGCCCTCTGGCAAAGCTTGGCGGCAAAGAGGCCGGTGGCATGAATGTCTATGTGCGCGAGCTGGCGCGCGAGCTAGGCCGCCGTGGTACCGCCGTCGATATTTTTACCCGCGCGCAGCGCCGGGGCGAGCCGCAGATCGTCGAGGTCGGGCCGAACGCGCGGGTGATCACCTTACGAACGGGGCCTGCCGCGCCCTACGATAAAAACTGGGTGCTCGACTATATTCCGGAGTTCGTCCAGCGCATCCGCTGCTTCGCCGATGGGCAAGATCTGCACTACGATCTGATCCACAGTCACTACTGGCTCTCCGGCGTGGCGGCGATCGAGCTGCGCAAGATGTGGGGCGTGCCAGTGGTGCATATGTTCCACACGCTCGGCGCGATGAAAAATCAGATCGCGACAACGCCAATCTGGGGCGAGACTGATGAGCGGGTGGCGATCGAGGGGCGGCTGCTGCGCGAGGCCGATGTGATCGTCGCGGCCACCAGGCTGGATCGCGCGCAGATGCAGTTCCACTATGGGATCGAGGCCGAGCGCGCGGTGGTGATTCCGTGCGGCGTGGACACGACGATGTTCCGGCCCCACGATCAGGCCGAGGCCCGGCAGCGGATGGGCCTCCCGCCCAGGCCCGCGAAGATCGTGGCGTTCGTCGGGCGGATCGAGCCGCTCAAGGGCCTGGATACGCTGCTCCGCGCGATGGCGCTGCTTGCCGATCGCGCCTTCGTGCCGCGCTCCGAGCTGCATCTGGTGGTCGTCGGCGGCGACGCGCATGCTCACGAGGATCAGTGGGGCGGCGAGGAGCGGCGGCTGCGCGCGCTAGTCCACGAGCTGGGCATCGCCGACATGGTTCGCTTTGTCGGATCGCGTACGCAGGGCCAGTTGCCGCTGCTCTACAGTGCTGCGGATGTGGTCGCCGTCCCGTCGCACTACGAGTCCTTCGGGCTAGTGGCGCTGGAAGCGCAGGCGTGCGGCACGCCCGTGGTCGCGTCGCGGGTGGGAGGTCTGACCTTTACAGTCGAGGATGGTGTGTCGGGCTTTCTGGAGCCGTGGGACGATCCCGCCGCCTTCGCGGGCCGCATCGAGGCGCTGGTGCTGCACGAGGGGCTGCGCGAGGAGATGGGCGCTCATGCGATTGTGAATGCGCAGCAGTACGCCTGGCCGCGCATCACCGATCAGGTGTTCGCGCTGTATCGCTCGGTCGAGCATCTGCGCAAGCCAGCGCATGCGGTCGTGCCGCTGCATATTCCAAGGTGCGCGCTGTAG
- a CDS encoding sialidase family protein, which produces MRKRIRVALCAILFSLATISLALGAAFVGPVYDSPNMDYQPSIIRVQPSGQLMIVFERQVTQSNYDQYVTTSSDGGTTWTTPQAILSSASNERHPALIQLGPSSLALFYLSNETGGYRIHRATSADGSTWTPQGALNLGWATGGDLNPAVIREADGTLTMTYQRSGVSYIARSSDGGVTWDTLRTQVSTAGGALPRIARRESDGTYLVTYQVNPGTNVLQMYAKVSNDPYTWSGAEIPFSIDANSHDSQPIVLEDGTFVTFYIQQTASAPFNIYYRISQDGINWGPKVRVTSDRKYYNLQPHPLLQGTPGHVMLVWSHQESATAYQDHDIWINTDLTLSLSTSLLPLVQTGN; this is translated from the coding sequence ATGCGAAAGCGAATCCGCGTCGCCCTCTGCGCGATCCTGTTTAGCCTTGCGACTATCTCGCTGGCGCTGGGCGCTGCGTTCGTCGGCCCGGTCTATGATAGTCCTAACATGGATTACCAGCCGTCGATTATTCGGGTGCAGCCCAGCGGTCAACTGATGATCGTTTTCGAGCGGCAGGTGACACAGTCCAACTACGATCAGTATGTGACCACCTCCAGCGATGGTGGTACGACCTGGACGACGCCCCAGGCGATCCTCAGCAGCGCCAGCAACGAGCGCCACCCCGCGCTGATCCAGCTTGGCCCGTCGTCGCTCGCGCTCTTCTATCTCTCGAATGAGACGGGCGGCTACCGTATCCACCGCGCCACCTCCGCAGATGGTAGCACCTGGACGCCGCAGGGCGCGCTCAATCTCGGCTGGGCCACAGGAGGAGATCTGAACCCGGCAGTGATTCGCGAGGCCGACGGCACGCTGACGATGACCTACCAGCGGAGCGGCGTGAGCTACATCGCGCGCTCGTCCGATGGCGGCGTTACCTGGGACACGCTCAGGACTCAGGTCAGCACGGCTGGCGGCGCGTTGCCGCGCATCGCCAGGCGCGAGAGCGACGGCACCTATCTGGTCACGTATCAGGTCAACCCCGGCACCAACGTTCTGCAAATGTATGCCAAGGTGTCTAACGATCCCTACACCTGGAGCGGCGCTGAGATCCCGTTTTCGATCGACGCGAACAGCCACGACTCGCAGCCGATTGTGCTGGAGGATGGCACGTTTGTCACGTTCTACATTCAGCAGACGGCGAGCGCGCCCTTCAACATCTACTATCGCATCAGCCAGGACGGCATTAACTGGGGGCCGAAGGTGCGCGTGACCAGCGATCGCAAGTACTACAACCTGCAACCGCATCCGCTGCTTCAGGGCACGCCCGGCCACGTTATGCTGGTCTGGTCGCACCAGGAGAGCGCGACGGCCTATCAGGATCATGACATCTGGATCAACACCGACCTGACGCTCTCGCTCAGCACGAGCTTGCTGCCGCTGGTGCAGACCGGCAATTGA